A portion of the Micromonospora vinacea genome contains these proteins:
- a CDS encoding golvesin C-terminal-like domain-containing protein, with translation MKKKLRGPLIGGLALALVATLGGMEVLPDQQPDSADRAASAAEDDGFLSRIGKAADNLVGGSGSGRAKPEAVSAALAVQEKPPPAQAWPPQKRVKELTGKRTANSRVYQLADGRTQAEISAVPLHYKDSKGRFQPIDTTVKPTTGKGYVQGNRTNTFTSLFGDSSKELVRFEQDGRSIELGLAGVDKGASPKVTGSTVTYKGLAGGADVVYDVTATALKEKIVLRKAPGGPVSYTFTLDTAGLTAQQRQDGSIAFVGPNGGEPVFVMPAPFMYDDKDDASSPHGKVWSDKVSQRVQQVYGQTTVTVSADAAWLADPARVYPVVIDPTIKVQPVPADAQDVAIYSGATTTNYNDTYQLNVGTTSTAAWRSLLKFNLDTIPTNTPIDDAQLQLYYSQTHTDWAYDVPMEARRVTAAWAEGTATWANMNANIAGAPAANTVTKDDGDAGTSVTGSWPYSSNTTLTPKAINGDYKYHSSSLSTDTHTWVPTITEPGNYQVEVHYVGESDRPTNAPYTVSYSGGSKKYTVDQTTPTAAGKWLTLGTHPFVAGTTGKVVLNGVPGTTANADAVRFTKAGAVKQYAKSSVWNSFPVRNVVQEWVNGTANYGFMVKALDEATKGRGGPIYEASEYAYNNDRRDFNLPKLVVTYGRQGVTVNPPTTIAATGALLDWPAYTDPSTATGDDIVEYQVHRSVHQNFVPSGTTLVAPVSTGTRTYQDTTAVPTAADNTDPMARKFYYYMVAVKTRDGQLLAGPTQQAMLPKAGQITRIYRTGQTDTTLAAGRPTENVDVYDGDPYVSPGNNSPYYGDTRGLVKFPTLTGIPADAKIVNSELRMYNTYLYPGTDTDEYVDVYKLKRAFNETSATWNSYDGTNAWTTAGGDYDTAWKAGFNGFTNDPEWETWDVTNAVDGWVKTPASNYGLLLRQRDEANQTARAMLLSSEGAEPLLRPTLEVTYLEQTAESTYYAAATPTLTTPNSTYSVPVTLSNPTLAAWNPTDWELAYDWKRADGTTDGADTTYELRTPLPKSIPAGGTVDVTAQLKTPPSSTEGNKRTDYVLQWDLRNKLTTKKLSETVPAITPLPQNVAVAEPTSDQLGLEKFYSYAGKNTGAGGTLMNNLYAGNTVWSYDALSNPSRGLSTFVRMSYNSLDTSDTVAGYGWSLQASSLMRLGSPLDFHPNPNPTKVTMTDGDGTSHWFTWDSATSTWKSPKGVHLYLEKVTSLDCKPNTQEPKAWRLTKPDRTQFYYDCEGFLSSTVDKNGNTMTFTYEERKSNNKPTKFLRYITDAAGRKTLTIDYYAKGQSFDYINDTTWTRQSGTNLTNPKIIDHISQITDISGRKMTFTYTDKGLLGELVDGYGSSGTMGAPKTFKFAYDMTQGNKNVKLVKVTDPRGNATELQYFSPSAGDDPTWHWRTKYYTDRNDKANLTQFAYVDPDATSNIRTTVTDAENHSTGYLQDVYGRPIETTNAKNQVTKLEWDDDHNVTKLIEDNNATSTWEYDAKTGYPTEIRDAEAVKNGTPGTVLTYQRQLNGYVADLTEKTSPEGRKWIFSYEADGDLASVTDPMGTSTATAGDYTTYNTYDAFGQLDTAKDANGNSTKYSRYDANGYPQTITDSLTRATTFVYDVRGQVTTVTDALGKNTTQAYDTFGRPLDSRTPKDQAAGVYITNPAPTYDANDNVTQSTAPNGAVSTAFYDAADQLTWTKAPVDVAGDPERKTSFTYDKAGNLRTTTEPKGNLPEANPADYRTTNAYDEIYQLVSVTNAKGDKITYQYDNVGNVERVVDPRKNATTDTLDYTSTMTYDLAHRVTKATDALGKFTSSTYDKDGLVTGSTDQLGNTTLVNLDRRGKPTEVKVPYKNVSGTISYRITKYEYDQVGNTTKVISPRGVATTDDPDDFAQVTVYDALNRVKETQSAYDKDDARYTTADKTTYTYDEVGRLATMSAPPSAGQSVRNDTTYSYYDNGWTKSSSDPWDIVTSYDYNELGAQTARTLTSAGGSSNRTMSWSYFPDGKLKARSDDGVPVGKHVVLVDNSEFNNTTATGTWPTANTATNRYGIDYATHAAGTGTNVFTWQLNVPQSGTYQVYARFPTVSGAATDAKYTVNSSAGPTVKTVNQTAGAGTWVSLGSYSFAEGNAQKVTLSDQATGTVVADAVKLVRDNAADVDNEKHDYSYRYDANGNLTTITDASPGTRVDSYAVTYTNLNQVDKVTESKSGAVVNSTSFSYNENSAPLTTSHDKQYASYAYDERDLVSKVTNGKSATDASPKVTTYTYTDRGEKLKEVKGNGNTVDYTYFLDGLLKSQTEKKPNGTTLVSESVLDYDLNGNRSHDVTKKMNADNHGAYLTTISDFTYDPRDRLASLTKTGDGAGTETYVHDANNNVTSQTVKGTSTTFNYERNRLLTAVTGGATASYNYDPFGRLDTVTAAGTVIERNVYDGFDHVVENRKNNGTSTSTTKYTFDPMDRTSTKTTDAGGAKEKATTFNYLGLSGEVLDEEVAGKLTKSYQYSPWGQRLSQVTHNTDGTQEDGYYGYNPHTDVETLTDKTGDTKATYGYTAYGKNDDTQFTGIDKPDAADPTKEPYNAYRYNAKRWDQASGNYDMGFRDYSPGLNRFLSRDSYNGALADMNLGSNPFTGNRYAFGGGNPISNVELDGHIWINDGAGEYVPPPRPMPTAPAESGSSSPGPKPAPSPSAWGDGGDYPQEWVTRRDQMCSQGLVEQLCAEANRRDGAELVSWMPYVGAAGSGYLIADAYEHEDYVGAGLEAAAIVPLGRVGKLPKGVRLNKLVGDAYRDHVADFFRQAGKKVVTDADDAKALTFATPFGDRKLDIAVYGDDDSLLGYIETKSGREKADPDQLKKDEWLRANYGLTIDYVYDDMLNVLY, from the coding sequence GTGAAGAAGAAATTGCGGGGTCCCCTGATCGGGGGGCTGGCGCTGGCCCTGGTGGCCACGCTGGGCGGGATGGAGGTCCTACCGGACCAACAACCCGACAGCGCGGACCGCGCGGCGAGCGCCGCGGAGGACGACGGTTTCCTCTCCAGGATCGGGAAGGCCGCCGACAACCTGGTAGGTGGGAGCGGATCGGGTCGGGCCAAGCCCGAGGCGGTCAGCGCCGCGTTGGCGGTGCAGGAGAAGCCTCCGCCGGCCCAGGCGTGGCCGCCGCAGAAGCGGGTCAAGGAGCTGACCGGTAAGCGCACCGCGAACAGCCGCGTCTACCAGCTCGCCGACGGGCGCACCCAGGCGGAGATCTCCGCGGTGCCGCTGCACTACAAGGACTCCAAGGGCCGCTTCCAGCCCATCGACACCACGGTCAAGCCCACCACTGGCAAGGGCTACGTCCAGGGCAACCGGACCAATACCTTCACCAGCCTCTTCGGTGACAGCTCCAAGGAGCTGGTTCGTTTCGAGCAGGACGGCCGCAGCATCGAGCTGGGCCTGGCCGGGGTCGACAAGGGTGCGAGCCCGAAGGTCACCGGTTCCACCGTCACCTACAAGGGCCTGGCCGGTGGTGCGGATGTCGTCTACGACGTGACCGCCACTGCCCTCAAGGAAAAGATCGTGCTGCGCAAGGCCCCCGGCGGGCCGGTGTCGTACACGTTCACCCTCGACACGGCCGGCCTCACCGCGCAGCAGCGCCAGGACGGCTCCATCGCCTTCGTGGGTCCGAACGGCGGTGAGCCGGTCTTCGTGATGCCGGCGCCATTCATGTACGACGACAAGGACGACGCGTCGTCGCCGCACGGCAAGGTGTGGAGCGACAAGGTCTCCCAGCGCGTGCAGCAGGTGTACGGGCAGACGACGGTCACGGTGTCCGCGGACGCCGCATGGCTGGCCGACCCGGCCCGGGTCTACCCGGTGGTGATCGACCCGACCATCAAGGTCCAACCGGTGCCGGCCGACGCGCAGGACGTGGCGATCTACTCGGGTGCCACCACCACGAACTACAACGACACCTACCAGCTGAATGTCGGCACGACCTCAACCGCCGCATGGCGATCGTTGCTGAAGTTCAACCTGGACACGATCCCGACGAACACGCCGATCGACGACGCCCAGCTTCAGCTCTACTACTCCCAGACCCACACGGACTGGGCCTACGACGTGCCGATGGAGGCCCGGCGGGTCACCGCCGCATGGGCCGAGGGCACCGCGACGTGGGCGAACATGAACGCCAACATCGCCGGTGCGCCGGCGGCCAACACTGTCACCAAGGACGACGGCGACGCCGGCACCTCGGTGACCGGTTCGTGGCCGTACTCCAGTAACACCACGTTGACGCCGAAGGCGATCAACGGCGACTACAAGTACCACTCCAGCAGCCTCTCGACGGACACCCACACCTGGGTGCCGACCATCACCGAGCCGGGCAACTACCAGGTCGAGGTCCACTACGTAGGCGAGTCGGACCGGCCGACGAATGCCCCCTACACGGTGTCCTACTCGGGCGGGTCAAAGAAGTACACCGTCGACCAGACCACCCCGACTGCCGCCGGCAAATGGTTGACGCTGGGCACGCATCCGTTCGTGGCGGGCACCACCGGCAAGGTGGTCCTCAACGGCGTGCCGGGCACGACCGCCAACGCCGACGCGGTGCGGTTCACCAAGGCCGGCGCGGTGAAGCAGTACGCCAAGTCCAGCGTGTGGAACTCCTTCCCGGTACGCAACGTGGTGCAGGAGTGGGTCAACGGCACGGCGAACTACGGGTTCATGGTCAAGGCCCTGGACGAGGCGACCAAGGGCCGCGGCGGGCCGATCTACGAGGCCTCCGAATACGCCTACAACAACGACCGCCGGGACTTCAACCTCCCGAAGCTGGTCGTGACGTACGGCCGGCAGGGCGTCACGGTGAACCCCCCGACGACGATCGCGGCGACTGGTGCGTTGCTGGACTGGCCGGCGTACACCGACCCGTCCACGGCTACCGGTGACGACATCGTCGAATACCAGGTGCACCGCAGCGTCCACCAGAACTTCGTCCCCTCGGGAACGACGCTTGTCGCACCGGTCTCCACCGGCACCCGGACGTATCAGGACACCACGGCGGTGCCGACGGCGGCGGACAACACCGACCCGATGGCCCGGAAGTTCTACTACTACATGGTCGCGGTGAAGACCCGCGACGGACAGCTGCTCGCCGGCCCGACGCAGCAGGCGATGCTGCCGAAGGCGGGCCAGATCACCCGGATCTACCGCACCGGTCAGACCGACACGACCCTGGCGGCCGGGCGGCCGACGGAGAACGTGGACGTCTACGACGGTGACCCGTACGTCAGCCCGGGCAACAACTCGCCGTACTACGGCGACACCCGCGGCCTGGTCAAGTTCCCGACCCTGACCGGCATCCCGGCCGACGCCAAGATCGTGAACTCCGAGCTGCGGATGTACAACACCTATCTGTACCCGGGCACGGACACCGACGAGTACGTCGACGTCTACAAGCTCAAGCGCGCCTTCAACGAGACGTCGGCGACCTGGAACAGCTACGACGGCACCAACGCGTGGACCACCGCCGGTGGCGACTACGACACCGCGTGGAAGGCCGGCTTCAACGGGTTCACCAACGACCCGGAGTGGGAGACCTGGGACGTCACCAACGCGGTCGACGGCTGGGTGAAGACCCCGGCCAGCAACTACGGCCTGCTGCTGCGCCAGCGCGACGAGGCGAACCAGACCGCGCGGGCGATGCTGCTGTCCTCCGAGGGCGCCGAGCCGCTGCTGCGGCCGACGTTGGAGGTCACCTACCTGGAGCAGACCGCCGAGTCGACCTACTACGCGGCCGCCACGCCGACGCTGACCACGCCGAACTCGACGTACAGCGTGCCGGTGACCCTGTCGAACCCGACGCTGGCCGCCTGGAACCCGACCGACTGGGAGCTGGCGTACGACTGGAAGCGGGCAGACGGCACCACCGACGGCGCCGACACCACCTACGAGCTGAGGACGCCGCTGCCCAAGAGCATCCCGGCCGGTGGCACTGTCGACGTGACCGCGCAGCTGAAGACCCCGCCGTCGTCGACGGAGGGGAACAAGCGCACCGACTACGTGCTGCAGTGGGACCTGCGCAACAAGCTGACCACCAAGAAGCTGTCGGAGACCGTCCCGGCGATCACGCCGCTGCCACAGAACGTGGCGGTGGCGGAGCCGACGTCCGACCAGCTCGGTCTGGAGAAGTTCTACTCCTACGCGGGGAAGAACACCGGCGCCGGCGGCACCCTGATGAACAACCTGTACGCCGGCAACACGGTGTGGTCGTACGACGCGTTGAGCAATCCGTCGCGCGGCCTGTCGACGTTCGTTCGGATGTCCTACAACTCGTTGGACACGTCCGACACTGTCGCCGGGTACGGCTGGTCCCTGCAGGCCTCGTCGCTCATGCGGCTGGGGAGCCCTCTGGACTTCCACCCCAACCCGAACCCCACCAAGGTCACCATGACCGATGGTGACGGCACCAGCCACTGGTTCACCTGGGACTCGGCGACCTCCACCTGGAAGAGCCCGAAGGGCGTCCACCTGTACCTGGAGAAGGTGACCAGTCTCGACTGCAAGCCGAACACCCAGGAGCCGAAGGCGTGGCGGCTGACCAAGCCGGACCGCACGCAGTTCTACTACGACTGCGAGGGCTTCCTGTCCAGCACGGTGGACAAGAACGGCAACACGATGACGTTCACCTACGAGGAGCGGAAGTCGAACAACAAGCCGACGAAGTTCCTCCGGTACATCACCGACGCGGCCGGCCGGAAGACCCTGACGATCGACTACTACGCCAAGGGTCAGTCGTTCGACTACATCAACGACACCACCTGGACGCGGCAGTCGGGCACCAACCTGACCAACCCGAAGATCATCGACCACATCTCGCAGATCACCGACATCTCCGGTCGGAAGATGACCTTCACCTACACGGACAAGGGGCTGCTCGGCGAGCTGGTCGACGGGTACGGCTCCAGCGGCACCATGGGTGCGCCGAAGACGTTCAAGTTCGCCTACGACATGACGCAGGGGAACAAGAACGTCAAGCTGGTCAAGGTCACCGACCCGCGGGGCAACGCCACCGAGCTGCAGTACTTCTCGCCGTCCGCCGGGGACGACCCGACGTGGCACTGGCGGACGAAGTACTACACCGACCGGAACGACAAGGCCAACCTGACCCAGTTCGCCTACGTCGACCCGGACGCCACCAGCAACATCCGCACGACGGTCACCGACGCGGAGAACCACTCCACCGGCTACCTCCAGGACGTTTACGGCCGGCCGATCGAGACCACCAACGCGAAGAACCAGGTCACCAAGCTCGAGTGGGACGACGACCACAACGTCACCAAGCTCATCGAGGACAACAACGCCACCTCGACCTGGGAGTACGACGCCAAGACCGGCTACCCGACGGAGATCAGGGACGCCGAGGCGGTCAAGAACGGCACGCCGGGCACGGTGCTGACCTACCAGCGCCAGCTCAACGGCTACGTCGCCGACCTCACGGAGAAGACCAGCCCCGAGGGGCGCAAGTGGATCTTCAGCTACGAGGCCGACGGTGACCTGGCGAGCGTCACCGACCCGATGGGCACCTCCACCGCGACGGCCGGCGACTACACCACCTACAACACCTACGACGCGTTTGGACAGCTCGACACGGCGAAGGACGCCAACGGCAACAGCACCAAGTACAGCCGTTACGACGCCAACGGCTACCCGCAGACGATCACGGATTCCCTGACCAGGGCGACCACCTTCGTCTACGACGTCCGCGGCCAGGTCACCACGGTCACCGACGCGCTGGGCAAGAACACGACCCAGGCGTACGACACCTTCGGCCGTCCGTTGGACAGCAGGACTCCGAAGGACCAGGCCGCCGGGGTGTACATCACCAATCCGGCACCGACCTACGACGCGAACGACAACGTCACCCAGTCGACCGCGCCCAACGGGGCAGTCTCCACGGCCTTCTACGACGCCGCCGACCAGCTCACCTGGACCAAGGCGCCGGTCGACGTGGCCGGCGACCCGGAGCGCAAGACGTCGTTCACGTACGACAAGGCCGGCAACCTGCGCACCACGACCGAGCCGAAGGGCAATCTGCCCGAGGCGAACCCGGCCGACTACCGAACGACGAACGCGTACGACGAGATCTACCAGCTGGTTTCGGTGACGAATGCCAAGGGCGACAAGATCACCTACCAGTACGACAACGTGGGCAACGTGGAGAGGGTGGTGGACCCGCGTAAGAACGCGACCACCGACACCCTCGACTACACGTCGACGATGACGTACGACCTTGCGCACCGGGTCACGAAGGCCACTGATGCGCTGGGCAAGTTCACCAGCAGCACCTACGACAAGGACGGCCTGGTCACCGGCAGCACCGACCAGCTCGGCAACACCACGCTGGTCAATCTTGACCGGCGAGGTAAGCCGACCGAGGTCAAGGTGCCGTACAAGAACGTCTCCGGCACCATCTCGTACCGCATCACGAAGTACGAGTACGACCAGGTGGGTAACACCACCAAGGTCATCAGCCCACGGGGTGTGGCGACCACCGACGACCCGGACGACTTCGCCCAGGTCACCGTCTACGACGCGCTGAACCGGGTGAAGGAGACCCAGTCGGCGTACGACAAGGATGACGCCCGCTACACCACCGCCGACAAGACCACCTACACGTACGACGAGGTGGGCCGACTGGCGACGATGTCTGCGCCACCGTCGGCGGGTCAGTCGGTACGCAACGACACCACGTACAGCTACTACGACAACGGGTGGACGAAGTCCTCCTCGGACCCGTGGGACATCGTCACCTCGTACGACTACAACGAGCTCGGTGCGCAGACGGCCCGCACGTTGACGTCGGCGGGCGGCTCCTCCAACCGGACCATGAGCTGGTCGTACTTCCCGGACGGAAAGCTGAAGGCCCGGTCCGACGACGGGGTGCCGGTGGGCAAGCACGTGGTGCTTGTCGACAACTCCGAGTTCAACAACACCACCGCGACGGGCACCTGGCCGACGGCCAACACGGCCACCAACAGGTACGGCATCGACTACGCCACCCACGCGGCGGGCACGGGCACCAACGTGTTCACCTGGCAGTTGAACGTGCCCCAGTCGGGCACCTATCAGGTGTACGCCCGCTTCCCGACGGTGTCCGGGGCGGCCACCGACGCGAAGTACACGGTCAATTCCAGCGCGGGCCCGACGGTGAAGACGGTCAACCAGACCGCCGGCGCCGGCACCTGGGTGAGCCTCGGCTCGTACAGCTTCGCCGAGGGCAACGCCCAGAAGGTGACGCTGTCGGACCAGGCCACCGGCACGGTCGTCGCCGACGCGGTGAAGCTCGTCCGGGACAACGCGGCCGATGTCGACAACGAGAAGCACGACTACAGCTACCGGTACGACGCCAATGGCAACCTGACCACGATCACGGACGCCTCCCCGGGCACCCGGGTCGACAGCTACGCGGTGACCTACACGAACCTGAACCAGGTCGACAAGGTCACCGAGTCGAAGTCGGGCGCGGTGGTGAACTCGACGTCGTTCAGCTACAACGAGAACAGCGCACCGCTGACCACCAGTCACGACAAGCAGTACGCGTCCTACGCGTACGACGAGCGCGACCTGGTGTCGAAGGTGACCAACGGCAAGTCGGCCACCGACGCGTCGCCGAAGGTGACGACGTACACCTACACCGACCGGGGAGAGAAACTCAAGGAAGTCAAGGGCAACGGCAACACCGTCGACTACACGTACTTCCTCGACGGGCTGTTGAAGTCCCAGACGGAGAAGAAGCCCAACGGGACGACCCTGGTCTCCGAGTCGGTCCTCGACTACGACCTCAACGGCAACCGGTCGCACGACGTCACCAAGAAGATGAACGCCGACAACCACGGCGCTTACCTGACCACCATCAGTGACTTCACCTACGACCCGCGGGACCGGTTGGCGTCGCTGACGAAGACCGGTGACGGCGCTGGCACGGAAACCTACGTGCACGACGCGAACAACAACGTCACCAGTCAAACGGTGAAGGGCACGTCGACGACGTTCAACTACGAGCGGAACCGGCTGCTGACCGCGGTGACCGGGGGTGCGACGGCGTCGTACAACTACGACCCGTTCGGCCGCCTGGACACCGTCACGGCGGCGGGGACCGTGATCGAGCGGAACGTGTACGACGGGTTCGACCACGTCGTCGAGAACCGGAAGAACAACGGCACCAGCACCTCGACGACGAAGTACACCTTCGACCCGATGGACCGCACGTCGACCAAGACCACCGACGCCGGCGGCGCCAAGGAGAAGGCCACGACCTTCAACTACCTCGGCCTGTCGGGCGAGGTCCTGGACGAGGAGGTCGCCGGGAAGCTGACCAAGTCGTACCAGTACTCGCCGTGGGGTCAGCGGTTGTCGCAGGTCACCCACAACACCGATGGCACCCAGGAGGACGGCTACTACGGCTACAACCCGCACACCGACGTCGAGACACTGACCGACAAGACCGGTGACACCAAGGCCACCTACGGCTACACCGCTTATGGCAAGAACGACGACACCCAGTTCACGGGTATCGACAAGCCGGATGCGGCGGACCCGACCAAGGAGCCGTACAACGCCTACCGGTACAACGCCAAGCGGTGGGACCAGGCCTCCGGCAACTACGACATGGGCTTCCGCGACTACAGCCCAGGTCTGAACCGGTTCCTGTCCCGCGACAGCTACAACGGCGCCCTGGCCGACATGAACCTCGGCAGCAATCCCTTCACCGGCAACCGGTACGCCTTCGGCGGCGGCAACCCGATCTCGAACGTCGAACTCGACGGCCACATCTGGATCAATGACGGTGCCGGCGAGTATGTCCCGCCGCCGCGGCCGATGCCGACGGCACCCGCTGAATCGGGCAGTTCTTCGCCGGGACCGAAACCTGCGCCGTCGCCGTCGGCTTGGGGCGACGGCGGGGACTACCCCCAGGAGTGGGTGACTCGCAGGGATCAGATGTGTTCGCAGGGTCTGGTCGAACAGCTCTGTGCCGAGGCGAACCGTCGTGACGGCGCGGAACTAGTCAGCTGGATGCCCTACGTTGGAGCCGCTGGGTCTGGCTATCTGATCGCCGATGCATACGAGCACGAAGATTATGTCGGTGCCGGTCTCGAAGCTGCTGCAATTGTTCCGCTCGGCCGGGTTGGAAAATTGCCTAAGGGCGTCAGGCTGAACAAGTTGGTGGGAGATGCCTACCGTGATCACGTCGCCGACTTTTTCAGGCAGGCTGGCAAGAAGGTGGTCACGGATGCCGACGATGCAAAGGCGTTAACGTTCGCTACTCCCTTCGGGGACCGGAAGTTGGACATTGCGGTTTACGGCGATGACGACAGTCTGCTGGGCTACATAGAGACCAAGTCCGGTCGCGAAAAGGCGGACCCGGACCAACTGAAGAAGGATGAATGGCTACGAGCTAATTATGGACTGACAATCGATTATGTGTACGACGACATGTTGAACGTTCTCTACTGA